A genomic stretch from Oncorhynchus tshawytscha isolate Ot180627B linkage group LG07, Otsh_v2.0, whole genome shotgun sequence includes:
- the LOC112254869 gene encoding synaptonemal complex protein 3-like isoform X2: MATHKGCALKGKAKGTKTTSGKPHMEDFNGSFNKENLQVEAETLRGRKRLSEADDDIDIDITKGGDMMTMLDRFGADINKAFLAKRKRLETFTKSSVKTSHQKIEQLWRVQQRDRSKVTEDYCTQFNAVFNQWDTDVQKSKDNEEKLLSMFQHQQKMFQHMRASQSQRLKTLKQLLEQYIQSLDTMEKTHISQQGAVQGELRQEMALFQKKILMDTQQQEMATVRKSLQTMLM, from the exons ATGGCAACTCACAAGGGATGTGCTCTGAAAGGCAAAGCAAAAGGCACTAAAACCACCTCAGGCAAACCCCATATGGAGGACTTCAATGGGAGTTTCAACAAAGAAAACCTTCAAG TTGAGGCTGAGACATTGAGAGGAAGGAAACGTCTCTCAGAGGCAGATGATGACATTGACATTGACATCACCAAAGG AGGGGATATGATGACCATGTTGGACAGATTTGGAG CGGACATCAACAAAGCTTTCCTGGCAAAACGCAAACGCCTGGAAACGTTCACCAAGTCCTCTGTGAAGACCAGCCATCAGAAGATTGAGCAGTTATGGAGGGTCCAACAAAGAGACAG GAGTAAAGTGACAGAAGACTACTGCACCCAGTTCAATGCAGTCTTCAACCAGTGGGACACAGATGTGCAGAAGTCCAAGGATAACGAGGAGAAACTACTG AGCATGTTCCAGCACCAGCAGAAAATGTTTCAGCACATGAGGGCCTCCCAAAGCCAGAGACTGAAGACTCTCAAGCAGCTGCTAGAGCAGTACATCCAG AGCCTTGATACAATGGAGAAGACCCATATCAGCCAGCAGGGTGCTGTACAGGGCGAGCTGCGCCAGGAAATGGCACTGTTTCAGAAAAAGATCCTCATGGACACA CAACAGCAAGAGATGGCTACAGTGCGCAAGTCTCTGCAGACGATGCTGATGTAA
- the LOC112254869 gene encoding synaptonemal complex protein 3-like isoform X1 — protein MATHKGCALKGKAKGTKTTSGKPHMEDFNGSFNKENLQVVEAETLRGRKRLSEADDDIDIDITKGGDMMTMLDRFGADINKAFLAKRKRLETFTKSSVKTSHQKIEQLWRVQQRDRSKVTEDYCTQFNAVFNQWDTDVQKSKDNEEKLLSMFQHQQKMFQHMRASQSQRLKTLKQLLEQYIQSLDTMEKTHISQQGAVQGELRQEMALFQKKILMDTQQQEMATVRKSLQTMLM, from the exons ATGGCAACTCACAAGGGATGTGCTCTGAAAGGCAAAGCAAAAGGCACTAAAACCACCTCAGGCAAACCCCATATGGAGGACTTCAATGGGAGTTTCAACAAAGAAAACCTTCAAG TAGTTGAGGCTGAGACATTGAGAGGAAGGAAACGTCTCTCAGAGGCAGATGATGACATTGACATTGACATCACCAAAGG AGGGGATATGATGACCATGTTGGACAGATTTGGAG CGGACATCAACAAAGCTTTCCTGGCAAAACGCAAACGCCTGGAAACGTTCACCAAGTCCTCTGTGAAGACCAGCCATCAGAAGATTGAGCAGTTATGGAGGGTCCAACAAAGAGACAG GAGTAAAGTGACAGAAGACTACTGCACCCAGTTCAATGCAGTCTTCAACCAGTGGGACACAGATGTGCAGAAGTCCAAGGATAACGAGGAGAAACTACTG AGCATGTTCCAGCACCAGCAGAAAATGTTTCAGCACATGAGGGCCTCCCAAAGCCAGAGACTGAAGACTCTCAAGCAGCTGCTAGAGCAGTACATCCAG AGCCTTGATACAATGGAGAAGACCCATATCAGCCAGCAGGGTGCTGTACAGGGCGAGCTGCGCCAGGAAATGGCACTGTTTCAGAAAAAGATCCTCATGGACACA CAACAGCAAGAGATGGCTACAGTGCGCAAGTCTCTGCAGACGATGCTGATGTAA